Part of the Pseudodesulfovibrio mercurii genome is shown below.
CTCAAGGCCGTGAAGGAGGCCATCCGCGTCTCCTGATCCCGGCATTCCCCTGAAAACGAGAAAAGGCCCGCCTGAGAGCGGGCCTTTTCTTTTGGAGGAGGGGCGGACCGCGTCGGGCGCGGCTAGTCGGTGGCCAGGATCTGGAGGGAGAGCATCTGGCCGCCGCCGATGCTCAGGTAGGAACCCTGCACCGAGGAGGTGGTCACGTTCCGGTGGCCGGTGTGCACCTCGCGCCGCACCTCGCGCGGACGTTGGCCCTGAAAGTGGCGGCCCTGAAAGCGGTGTTCCTGATGATGGCGGGGGGAGTTCGCCTGCTGATGGCGCACGTTGTGGCCCGGCTGCATGAAGCGTTGGCCGGACATGCCGGGAGCGGACTGCCGGACGCCCTGGTTGCCCTGGTTGTGATAGGACTGGTTGCCCTGGTTGTGGAAGGACTGGTTGCCCTGTCGGCTCTGCTGGTTGAACTGGCGGACGGCCTGGCCGTGGTTGTCCCGGCCGTTGTTCCCGGGACCGGCCCAGGCGGAAGCGGTGAAGCCGAGCATGCACAGGGTCAGGGTCAGGATGATGAAGCGTCGCATAATGTCTCCTTGGTTTTGGTTTCGTTGATTTCAATATGGCAAGGGGTGTGCCATTTCTTAACATGCTGTTTACTTTGATAATATTTTTTATCGTTTCGCGGCGGAGCGCAGGGTTTGCGCACGCGTGCGCGCCGGTGGGAAGGTTCGGTCGGTGGCGGCGTTCCCTGCGGCCGCCCCGGATGTCCCGTCCGGAGGCCTCGGCCTCCCGGAAACGGGAAGGCCCGCACGGGGCGGGCCTTCGGGGTGTGGGGGATGGGGTATGGAGGTTATTGGTGGCACTGCTTGCAGGAGGCCGGGGCGGGCTTGCCGTCCTTCTTGGCGGTCTTGTGGCAGCCCAGACAGCTGCGGTCGGTGTCCTTGCCGTGGAAGGCGGTGTAGAAGGCGGTCTCGCCCTTCTTGCCGGGCTGGTCGTGGCAGCCGGAGGAGCCGCACGCCCTGATGTCGGACTTGCCGTCCCAGGTGTGGTGGCAGGTGGTGCAGTCGGCGGCCCGGTTCAGGTGAGCGCCGTGGGGAAAGTCCACCGGCGACTTGACCGCTTCCATGGTCTTGGGCGGTTCGAGCCGGAGGGTGTCCGGGGCCGTGGGCCCGGCCCAGGCCGAAGCGGCCAGTCCGAGGGAGCACAGGGCCGTCAGGGTGATCAGAATACGTCGCATGATGCCTCCAATGGTTTGCGTTCGTGTTACTGTACGCATCGCAAGGCGTGTGCCATTTACAACCGGCTGAAATATTTGAAAGGAAAAATACGTCCGTTGCGGGCATGCGCACATGTTGCGCACGTTTGGCGCCGGGAACGCAAAAAGGGGGAGCACCGAAGCGCTCCCCCCTTGTCTGGTCATGTTCCGGGACCGGCTACATCTCGATGCGCACGGTCTCGGGGCTGAGTTTGCGTTCGAGGCGTTTGGCGTAGAGGCTCATGAAGTAGCTGAAGACGAAGTAGAGCACGGCCACGGTTGTGTAGATCTCGAAGGGGTAGACCATGATCCGGTTGTTGATGGCGTAGGCCGCGCGGGTCAGCTCCATGACGCCGATGATGTAGGCCAGGGAGGTGTCCTTGAAGGCGGCGATGAACATGCCGACCAGAGCGGGGAGCATCTGCTTGAGGGCCTGGGGCAGGACGATCTTGCGCATGGTCTGGAGGTAGGTCAGGCCCGAGGCCTTGGCCGCCTCCACCTGGCCGGGCGGGATGTTCTCGATGCCGCCGCGCACGGTTTCGGCGATGTAGGCGCCGAAGAAGAAGGTCATGGCGATGGTCGCGGCCCAGAAGGCCTGGACGTCCACCTTGAAGACGAATTCGAGGATGGCCTGGTAGAACCACAGGATGACCAGGATGAGCGGCACGCCCCGGATGAGTTCGATGTAGAGCAGGCAGGGGATGCGGAAGACGCGGTTGTGCGCGGTGCGGCCCATGCCCACCACAAGGCCGATGAAGAAGCTGCCGGTGATGGAGATGGCGGCCATGAGCAGGGAGCCGGCCAGGCCGCCCAGGCCGTAGCAGAACTCGGTCTCGTCGCCGTTGGGGAAGCGCCAGATGAGCAGGGTTTTGAGGTTGGCCCCGATGATGGCCCAGTTGAAGTGCACCAGGGCCACGGCGATCTTGTAGAGGACGTAGGCCAGGGCGGCGACGAAGAGGATCTTGAGGGCCAGGATGCACTGCCTGGCGAGTTGGCGCAGGGCGCCGCGCAGGGGCGAGACCGTGCGCTGGTCCGGGCTCTTGCGGAAATACCAGAAGACGTATTCGAGCTTGCGGCCGAGGAAGTCGAAGGGCCAGAAGAGGACGTCCGCCACCCTGCGCAGGGGGGTGATGCGGTCGCGGGGCATGATCTTGAGGCGCTCGTTGACGATGTAGAGGATGCCCGCGATGGACAGGGACAGACCGAGGTAGACCACGGTGGCCACGGAGAAGGCCTCGAAGGTCCGGTAGGTCAGGGAGTACACCTCGGTCATGGACCAGCACAGTTCGGTCACGCCGATGGTCATGGCCAGGGAGGTGTTCTTCATGTTGTTCAGGAACTCGCTGCCCAGCGGCGGAATGATCTCGCGGAAGGCCAGCGGCAGGATGACCTTGCGCAGGGTCTGGGGAAAGGTCAGGCCCGAGGAGTAGGCGGCTTCGAGGAGCCCCTTGGGAATGGACTGGATGCCCGCGCGGATGATCTCGGCCATGAACGCGCCGGTGAAGATGCCGCAGCCCACGGTGGCGCACCAGAATTCGAAGTTCATGTCGAACAGCTTGAGGCGCAGTTCCTCGGGAAAGGCGTAGGGCAGGGCGAAGTTCCAGAAAAAGAGCTGGATGAGCAGCGGGGTGTTGCGGAAGAGCTCCACGTAGCAGGTGGAGAACCAGTAGACCGGCTTGAAGGAGGACAGCCGGGCCAGGCCGAAGACCGTGCCCATGACCAGGGCGATGGCCGCCGAGTAGACGGTGATGGTCAGGGTGGTGTTGATGCCGTTGAGCATCAGGTGGCCCATGTGGCCGTACTGGCCCTCGACGGCGAAGACCGCCCAGTCGAAGTCGTACTTGAACTCGAATATGAAGGCGAAATAATAGACGACCAGGCCCGTCAGGACCAGGAGGGTCAGGTTCTGGACCCAGATTTTCTCGAAATACCGTTTTATCATCGTGCTCTTTTACAGGAAGAGGGTCCCGGAGCGGTTGGCTCCGGGACCCGTTTCATGCTTCTCGACGGGGCCTACGGCCACATCTCGATCTTGGAGGTCAGCGGGAAGGGATACTGGGAATCCGGGCCGAACCACTTGTCGTAGATCTGCTTGTAGGTGCCGTCCTTCCAGATGTCCTGGAGGGTGAAGTTGATGGTGTCGCGCCACGCGGAGTCGTCCTGGGGCAGGCCGATGCCGTAGGGCTCGTCGGAGATGAAGTCGCCGACCAGTTCGAACTGGCCGGGCACCTTGGCGGCGTAGCCGAGCAGGATGGTGGAGTCGGTGGTGATGGCCTGGACGCGGCCGGAACGCAGGGC
Proteins encoded:
- a CDS encoding cytochrome c3 family protein; this translates as MRRILITLTALCSLGLAASAWAGPTAPDTLRLEPPKTMEAVKSPVDFPHGAHLNRAADCTTCHHTWDGKSDIRACGSSGCHDQPGKKGETAFYTAFHGKDTDRSCLGCHKTAKKDGKPAPASCKQCHQ
- a CDS encoding amino acid ABC transporter permease — protein: MIKRYFEKIWVQNLTLLVLTGLVVYYFAFIFEFKYDFDWAVFAVEGQYGHMGHLMLNGINTTLTITVYSAAIALVMGTVFGLARLSSFKPVYWFSTCYVELFRNTPLLIQLFFWNFALPYAFPEELRLKLFDMNFEFWCATVGCGIFTGAFMAEIIRAGIQSIPKGLLEAAYSSGLTFPQTLRKVILPLAFREIIPPLGSEFLNNMKNTSLAMTIGVTELCWSMTEVYSLTYRTFEAFSVATVVYLGLSLSIAGILYIVNERLKIMPRDRITPLRRVADVLFWPFDFLGRKLEYVFWYFRKSPDQRTVSPLRGALRQLARQCILALKILFVAALAYVLYKIAVALVHFNWAIIGANLKTLLIWRFPNGDETEFCYGLGGLAGSLLMAAISITGSFFIGLVVGMGRTAHNRVFRIPCLLYIELIRGVPLILVILWFYQAILEFVFKVDVQAFWAATIAMTFFFGAYIAETVRGGIENIPPGQVEAAKASGLTYLQTMRKIVLPQALKQMLPALVGMFIAAFKDTSLAYIIGVMELTRAAYAINNRIMVYPFEIYTTVAVLYFVFSYFMSLYAKRLERKLSPETVRIEM